A single Candidatus Pacearchaeota archaeon DNA region contains:
- the mrdA gene encoding penicillin-binding protein 2 → MLGFHRSRGCQKFKIKRKNTDIETDDLFLDALTHKRDKNSYIIETALSQRIFQIVFTSFILIIGVLFFRCFSFQVLQYNTYNEKAEKNKFLSSEIEAQRGIIYDRNFKQLVINTQGFDLVCDFSKLPKDELLREKQIREVARILDTPFEDLNKNIEEMEKAGESEFSLARDVDKDKIIILKTKEEELTGFEIVKKKNREYLSGYDLASVIGYVSGDSSMGESGIEKQYNDVLKEIPGEINREKDVHGNLVKEEIIKPSESGSNLVLNIDYDLQEKAAQFLKEAVDGYNAKGGSVVAVNPKTGEVLSLISYPSFDNNMFSKDLTSKEFNDLLKDPKVSFYNRATSGEYPTGSTLKPMIAVAALEQGIVTADKEIYCEGGIELKDGTFKKDWAVHGWTNLKKAIAESCDTFFYMVGGGYKNFNGLGIAKISKYLEKFGFGSKTNIDLPEESVGLVPNSDWKESTIGTPWYPGDTYNISIGQGYFKATPLQLTMAISSIANRGKLMKPQVVNSILDNNNQTIKKFEPEVVSENFVSLASIDSVREGMRETVLSSAGTARSLQYLPVSSAAKTGTAQTGKSEVYHNLITVFAPYDDPEIVLTVIVESVPKNTGLANLVARETLGYYFGEKQLEQNAQDIVNEGGN, encoded by the coding sequence AAAGAGAAAGAATACGGACATCGAAACTGATGATCTTTTTTTGGATGCCTTAACACACAAAAGAGACAAGAATTCATATATAATAGAAACTGCTTTATCGCAAAGAATATTTCAGATAGTTTTTACTTCTTTTATTTTAATAATTGGAGTGTTATTTTTCCGCTGTTTTTCTTTTCAGGTTCTTCAATATAATACTTATAATGAAAAAGCAGAGAAAAATAAATTTCTTTCTAGTGAAATTGAGGCTCAGAGAGGTATTATCTATGACCGTAACTTTAAGCAATTAGTTATTAATACGCAAGGATTTGACTTGGTTTGTGATTTTTCAAAATTACCAAAAGATGAATTATTGAGGGAAAAACAGATAAGAGAAGTAGCTCGTATTCTAGATACACCTTTTGAAGATTTAAATAAAAATATTGAGGAGATGGAAAAAGCAGGAGAAAGTGAATTTTCTTTAGCGAGAGATGTTGATAAAGACAAGATCATTATTTTGAAAACCAAAGAAGAAGAATTGACCGGATTCGAAATTGTTAAGAAAAAAAATAGGGAATATTTAAGTGGATATGATTTAGCTTCTGTTATAGGGTATGTTTCGGGGGATAGTTCTATGGGAGAATCAGGCATAGAAAAACAATACAACGATGTATTAAAAGAAATACCAGGAGAAATTAATCGAGAGAAAGACGTTCATGGAAATTTAGTTAAAGAAGAGATTATTAAGCCATCTGAATCTGGGAGCAACTTAGTCTTAAATATTGATTATGATTTACAAGAAAAAGCAGCGCAGTTTTTAAAGGAGGCAGTCGATGGATATAATGCCAAAGGGGGGTCAGTCGTAGCAGTAAATCCCAAAACAGGAGAAGTTTTGTCTTTAATTTCCTATCCTTCTTTTGATAATAATATGTTTTCTAAAGATTTAACTAGTAAGGAATTTAACGATTTATTAAAAGATCCTAAAGTTTCTTTTTATAATCGAGCTACTTCGGGAGAATATCCAACTGGTTCAACTTTAAAGCCAATGATTGCTGTCGCAGCCTTAGAGCAGGGCATTGTCACAGCAGACAAAGAAATATATTGTGAAGGAGGAATAGAATTAAAAGATGGAACATTTAAAAAAGACTGGGCGGTTCATGGATGGACTAATTTAAAAAAGGCCATTGCTGAATCTTGCGATACATTCTTTTATATGGTTGGAGGAGGGTATAAGAATTTTAATGGTTTAGGAATAGCCAAAATTTCAAAGTATTTAGAGAAATTTGGATTTGGTTCTAAAACAAATATTGACTTGCCCGAAGAGAGTGTCGGGCTTGTTCCTAATTCAGATTGGAAGGAAAGTACAATAGGAACTCCCTGGTATCCAGGAGATACTTATAATATTTCAATTGGACAGGGTTATTTTAAGGCAACTCCATTACAATTAACCATGGCTATTTCTTCAATTGCCAATCGAGGAAAATTAATGAAACCGCAAGTTGTTAATAGTATTTTAGATAATAATAATCAAACAATTAAAAAGTTTGAACCAGAAGTAGTTAGTGAGAATTTTGTTTCTTTAGCTTCTATTGATTCAGTAAGAGAGGGAATGAGAGAAACCGTTTTGTCTTCTGCTGGAACTGCCCGTTCATTGCAATATTTGCCAGTTTCTTCAGCCGCTAAAACTGGAACTGCCCAAACAGGAAAGAGTGAGGTTTATCATAACTTAATCACTGTTTTTGCTCCCTATGATGACCCAGAGATAGTTTTGACTGTTATTGTGGAAAGTGTTCCTAAAAACACCGGTTTAGCCAACTTAGTGGCAAGGGAAACTTTAGGGTACTACTTTGGAGAGAAACAACTTGAACAGAATGCACAAGATATAGTTAATGAGGGTGGAAATTAA
- a CDS encoding ankyrin repeat domain-containing protein, whose protein sequence is MNYNYKGFVNNILIIVIIILFLVSGGIYYFFKEKNQMPSTNYNVLNQKERVNLLMESVESGDLYKVQELLKVGVDINARDTFGNSSLSIASEKGYLEIVQELIKSGADINIKTGEEMTPLMLASEKGYLEIVQELIKSGAEIDEVRESGGTALIDAICENHFEIVQELIKSGADVNKNTKGGFTPIASVKSVEMARELIKSGADVNAMSHTDFVKIENNIETRRWYTEETVLMCIATTGGIDDKMQRVKILQELVNAGADVNAKNSLGDTALMYAHDYPESVNELIKLGADVNAKNNDGKTALMYASSWLNLDSVKMLINAGADVNVKDNNGWTALTWVGRIFKNVTREDKSDIIKELKNAGAEGD, encoded by the coding sequence ATGAATTATAATTATAAAGGATTTGTTAATAATATTTTAATAATCGTAATCATCATCTTATTTTTAGTTAGTGGAGGAATATATTATTTTTTTAAAGAAAAAAATCAAATGCCATCTACTAATTATAACGTTCTTAATCAAAAAGAGAGAGTTAATTTATTGATGGAATCTGTCGAATCAGGAGACTTGTATAAAGTTCAAGAATTATTAAAGGTTGGCGTCGATATTAACGCAAGAGATACTTTTGGGAATTCGTCATTGTCGATTGCTTCCGAGAAAGGATATCTTGAAATAGTCCAAGAACTTATCAAATCTGGAGCAGATATAAATATCAAGACTGGCGAAGAAATGACTCCGCTAATGCTTGCTTCCGAGAAAGGATATCTTGAAATAGTCCAAGAACTTATCAAATCTGGAGCAGAAATAGATGAAGTGCGGGAATCAGGAGGAACAGCATTAATAGATGCTATTTGTGAGAATCATTTTGAAATAGTCCAAGAACTCATCAAGTCTGGAGCAGACGTGAATAAAAATACGAAAGGAGGTTTTACTCCAATAGCGTCTGTTAAATCGGTTGAAATGGCTAGAGAATTGATAAAAAGTGGTGCCGATGTTAATGCAATGTCTCATACAGATTTTGTTAAAATTGAAAATAATATTGAAACACGGCGATGGTATACAGAAGAAACAGTATTAATGTGCATTGCTACTACCGGAGGGATTGATGATAAAATGCAAAGAGTCAAAATATTACAAGAACTTGTTAATGCGGGTGCGGATGTGAACGCAAAAAACAGTCTAGGGGATACTGCGCTTATGTATGCTCATGACTATCCAGAATCAGTTAATGAACTAATTAAGCTCGGTGCGGATGTGAACGCAAAAAATAACGATGGAAAAACCGCATTGATGTATGCTTCTAGTTGGTTAAATTTAGATTCGGTTAAGATGTTAATTAATGCTGGTGCTGATGTTAATGTGAAAGATAATAATGGATGGACTGCATTAACTTGGGTGGGGAGAATATTTAAGAATGTGACGAGGGAAGATAAATCGGATATTATAAA